The Chthonomonadales bacterium genome includes the window CGATGGTCACGTCGAACACCTGCGCATGGCGCAAGAAGGTGGAGGAGGCCCGCCGCGGGTTCATCTCGACCTGCAGGGCGCTGAAGGGCTGGATGATCAGCGCGGCCTGCTGCACTCCGGACTCGCCGCTCTCCATGCCGCGCGCCCGCACCACGAAGGGGTAGGTGCCCGCCTGGCACTCGCTGGACCGGGCGATCCGGAACAGCACGCGCGCGGACTGCGTTTCACCGGCCGCGACGTTCAGGGCGGGCACGGGTAGCGCGTACCACTCCACGTCGATGCCCTCGATCTCGAGGGAGACGTGGTCGTCGTGCTCCTGCCGGTTCGTGATGGCGACGGAGAGCTGGGCCGTGTTGCCCGGCTCGATGGATATCTCCGCCGCCGACAGCTCGACCCGGATCACCGGAGTCTCCTTGGCTGGCATGGATGGCCCCGCCGCATTATAGACGGGGCGGGGAGGCCTGTCAATCGCGGGGCAGCGGGCCCCGCGCCGGGGTCCGGGCGGTCAGGAGGTGTCGCCCGCTCTCTCGCGCACCAGGTCGGCGGCGCGCGCGATGGCGTCGCCCAGGCGCGAGGGGTCACGCCCGCCGGCCTGTGCGAAGTCCGGGCGACCACCGCCGCCGCCGCCCGCCACGCGGGCGGCCTCGCGCACGAGCGTCCCCGCGTTGAACCCTCGTTCCACCAGGTCCGGCGTCACGCGCACGGCGAGCGCCACCTTGCCGTCGTGCGCGCCGCCCGCCAGCGCGACGGTGGCCGTGCCGTTTCGCGGCGCCGCATCGTCGACGAAGCCGGCCAGGATTTCGCCGTCGGCCGTGTCGAATCGCCGGCTCACGAAGCGCACCTGGCCGAAGCGCTGCTCCTCAGCCTCGTCGGCGGTGGCCGCGCGAGCCTTGAGCTGTTGCACCTGCTTCTCGAGCTGCGCGCGCTGCGCGGCCAGCTTCTCCGCCGCCGTCGCCACGTCGCGCGGACTGCTCTTGAGGGCGCGCGCCACCGCGCCGAGGACCTCCTCGCGCTGCTGCACCCATGCGTAGGCGCCCTGGCCGGTGAGCGCTTCCACGCGGCGCACGCCCGCGGCCACGCCTGTCTCGGAGACGATCTTGAACAGACCCACCTGGCCGGTGCGCGCCAGGTGGGTGCCGCCGCACAACTCGACGCTCGTGCCCGGCACCTCCACCACCCGCACGCGCTCGCCGTACTTCTCGCCGAAGAGCGCCATCGCGCCGCGCGCCTTCGCCTCGGCGATGGGCACCTCCGCCTCGACCTCGACGGCCGCATCGCGCAGGACGGCGGCGTTGACCGCATCCTCCACGGAGCGGACCTCGGCGTCGGTCATGGGCCGGGTGTGGGTGAAGTCAAAACGCAGCCGGTCGGGCGCCACGAGGGAGCCCTTCTGGTGCACGTGGGTCCCAAGAGCCTCGCGCAGCGCAGCGTGCAGCAGGTGGGTGGCCGTGTGGTTGCGCTTCACATGCATACGTCGCTCGGCGTCGACCGCCGCCGTGACCTCGGCGTCCGTCGCCAGCTCGCCCTCCAGCACGCGCGCGCGGTGCAGCACGATGCCGGCGGCCCGCCGCGAGTCCAGCACCTGGGCCCGGGCCGCGCAGGTGGTGTCGCCGCGCGGCGTCTCCATCGTGCCGGTGTCGCCCACCTGGCCGCCCGACTCGGCGTAGAAGGGGGTGCGATTGAGCACGATCTCCACCTCGTCGCCGGCGCGGGCGAAGTCCACGAGCTCGCCGCCACGCACGAGCGCCACGACGCGGGCCCGGTCGGCCGCGAGTTGGTAGCCGGTGAACTCCGTGGCGGGCGTGGTGCGCTGGAGCTCGGCCAGGGCGGCTCCCATGCTACGGAAAAGGTCGCGGTGGATCTCCGAGGCCTCCTGCGAGCGGCGGCGCTGCTCCTCCATCGCGCGCCCGAAACCGGCCCGCTCCACGTTCAGGCCGTGCTCCGCGGCAATCTCCTCCGTCAGCTCGAGCGGAAAGCCATAGGTGTCGTAGAGGGTGAAGGCGTCCTCGCCCTCCACGCGGCTGCCGCCGCTCCGCTCAACCGCCTCCACGAGTTCCAGCAGCCGGTGCATGCCGTGGTCCAGCGTGCGCCGGAAGCGCTCCTCCTCGGCCCGCACGGTGCGGAGGATATGCTCGCGGCGCTCGACGAGCTCCGGATAGGCGGGGGCCATGCGCTCGATGACGGCCGGGATCACGGCGTCGATGAACGGCTCCTCGAAGCCGAGCACCGTCTTGCCAAAGCGGATGGCGCGGCGCATGATGCGGCGCAGGACGTAGCCGCGCCCCTCGTTGGAGGGCAGGATGCCGTCGGCGATGCAGAAGGCGGCCGTGCGCGCGTGCTCGGCGACCACGCGGATCGCGAAATCCACGGGGCCCATCGTCCCGCCGTAGGCCCTGCCGCTCAGTTCCTCGATGCGCGCGACGACCGACGCGAACAGATCGCTCTCGAACACGCTTGGAACGCCCTGCAATACGCACACGATGCGCTCGAAGCCGGCGCCGGTGTCGTTGTTCCTGTTCGGGAGGGGCCGCAGCACGGGCTTGCCATGCTCGTCGACGTAGCGGTCGTACTGGGTGAAGACGTTGTTCCAGATCTCCAGCCAGCGGCCGGCGTCGTCGTCCACCTGGAAGCGCTCGGCGGGCGTCAGGGCGGGATCGGAGGTCATCTCGCCGGGCTCGACTATCCGGTAGAAGATCTCGGTGCAGGGGCCGCAGGGGCCGTTGGGGCCGTCCTCGATGGCGTTGGGCGGCCAGAAGTTCTTGTCGCCGCCCAGGCGGTGGATGCGGTCGGCGGGCAGCCCGACCGTGCGGCGCCACACGTCGAACGCCTCGTCGTCCTCCTCGAACACCGTCACGCACATGCGC containing:
- the alaS gene encoding alanine--tRNA ligase; protein product: MSGHELRQKYIEFFIGKGHLHLPGAPVVPIDVLGVEDPSTLFTSAGMQQFKPYFVAEAVPPGRRIVTVQKCVRTGDIDRVGDHSHLTFFEMLGNFSFGDYFKAEVIPWTWEFLTGWLGLDGERMCVTVFEEDDEAFDVWRRTVGLPADRIHRLGGDKNFWPPNAIEDGPNGPCGPCTEIFYRIVEPGEMTSDPALTPAERFQVDDDAGRWLEIWNNVFTQYDRYVDEHGKPVLRPLPNRNNDTGAGFERIVCVLQGVPSVFESDLFASVVARIEELSGRAYGGTMGPVDFAIRVVAEHARTAAFCIADGILPSNEGRGYVLRRIMRRAIRFGKTVLGFEEPFIDAVIPAVIERMAPAYPELVERREHILRTVRAEEERFRRTLDHGMHRLLELVEAVERSGGSRVEGEDAFTLYDTYGFPLELTEEIAAEHGLNVERAGFGRAMEEQRRRSQEASEIHRDLFRSMGAALAELQRTTPATEFTGYQLAADRARVVALVRGGELVDFARAGDEVEIVLNRTPFYAESGGQVGDTGTMETPRGDTTCAARAQVLDSRRAAGIVLHRARVLEGELATDAEVTAAVDAERRMHVKRNHTATHLLHAALREALGTHVHQKGSLVAPDRLRFDFTHTRPMTDAEVRSVEDAVNAAVLRDAAVEVEAEVPIAEAKARGAMALFGEKYGERVRVVEVPGTSVELCGGTHLARTGQVGLFKIVSETGVAAGVRRVEALTGQGAYAWVQQREEVLGAVARALKSSPRDVATAAEKLAAQRAQLEKQVQQLKARAATADEAEEQRFGQVRFVSRRFDTADGEILAGFVDDAAPRNGTATVALAGGAHDGKVALAVRVTPDLVERGFNAGTLVREAARVAGGGGGGRPDFAQAGGRDPSRLGDAIARAADLVRERAGDTS